In one window of Sciurus carolinensis chromosome X, mSciCar1.2, whole genome shotgun sequence DNA:
- the Morf4l2 gene encoding mortality factor 4-like protein 2, translating into MSSRKQGSQTRGQQSAEEDNFKKPTRSNMQRSKMRGAPSGKKTAGPQPKNLEPALPGRWGGRSAENPPSGSVRKTRKNKQKTPGNGDGGSTSEAPQPPRKKRARADPTVESEEAFKNRMEVKVKIPEELKPWLVEDWDLVTRQKQLFQLPAKKNVDAILEEYANCKKSQGNVDNKEYAVNEVVAGIKEYFNVMLGTQLLYKFERPQYAEILLAHPDAPMSQVYGAPHLLRLFVRIGAMLAYTPLDEKSLALLLGYLHDFLKYLAKNSASLFTASDYKVASAEYHRKAL; encoded by the coding sequence ATGAGTTCCAGAAAGCAGGGTTCTCAAACTCGTGGACAACAATCTGCCGAAGAAGACAACTTTAAAAAACCAACTCGAAGCAACATGCAGAGAAGTAAGATGAGAGGGGCCCCCTCGGGAAAGAAGACAGCTGGTCCACAGCCAAAGAATCTTGAGCCCGCTCTCCCAGGAAGATGGGGGGGTCGCTCTGCAGAAAACCCCCCTTCAGGATCCGTGAGGAAGACaagaaagaacaaacagaagACTCCTGGAAATGGAGATGGTGGCAGTACCAGCGAAGCACCTCAGCCCCCTCGGAAGAAAAGGGCCCGGGCAGACCCCACCGTGGAAAGTGAAGAGGCATTTAAGAATAGAATGGAAGTTAAAGTGAAGATTCCTGAAGAATTGAAACCATGGCTTGTCGAGGACTGGGACTTGGTAACCAGGCAGAAGCAGCTGTTTCAGCTCCCTGCTAAGAAGAACGTAGATGCCATCCTGGAAGAGTATGCAAATTGTAAGAAATCACAGGGGAATGTTGATAACAAGGAATATGCGGTTAATGAAGTTGTGGCAGGAATAAAAGAGTATTTCAATGTGATGTTGGGCACTCAGCTGCTCTACAAATTTGAGAGGCCCCAGTATGCTGAAATCCTTTTGGCTCACCCTGATGCGCCAATGTCCCAGGTTTATGGAGCGCCACACCTACTGAGATTATTTGTAAGAATTGGAGCAATGTTGGCTTACACGCCCCTTGATGAGAAGAGTCTTGCATTATTGTTGGGCTATCTGCATGATTTCCTAAAATATCTGGCAAAGAATTCTGCATCTCTGTTTACTGCCAGTGATTACAAAGTGGCTTCTGCTGAGTACCACCGCAAAGCCCTGTGA
- the Tceal1 gene encoding transcription elongation factor A protein-like 1, with amino-acid sequence MEKSCEENEEQPQSSPKADEERPPEEQPPEKQCPEDEQSSEEQSSEEEFFPEELLPELLPELLLCEERPPRERVSRKDLLAERPPMEQPPCGVGKHKLEEGSFKERLARSRPQFRGDIHGRNLSNEEMIQAADEMEEMKRVRNKLMIMHWKAKRSRPYPI; translated from the coding sequence aTGGAAAAATCATGCGAAGAAAACGAAGAACAGCCACAGAGCTCGCCAAAGGCCGATGAGGAGCGGCCTCCGGAGGAGCAGCCTCCCGAAAAGCAGTGTCCCGAGGACGAGCAGTCCTCCGAGGAGCAGTCCTCCGAGGAGGAGTTCTTTCCTGAGGAACTCCTGCCAGAGCTCCTGCCCGAGCTGTTGCTGTGTGAGGAGCGCCCTCCGCGGGAGCGCGTCTCCCGGAAGGACCTGCTGGCGGAGCGCCCTCCCATGGAGCAGCCTCCTTGTGGAGTGGGCAAACATAAGCTGGAAGAGGGAAGTTTCAAAGAAAGGCTGGCCCGTTCTCGCCCGCAGTTTAGAGGGGACATCCATGGCAGAAATTTAAGCAACGAGGAGATGATACAGGCAGCTGATGAGATGGAAGAGATGAAAAGAGTAAGAAATAAACTCATGATAATGCATTGGAAGGCAAAACGGAGCCGCCCTTATCCTATTTAA